Below is a window of Undibacterium sp. YM2 DNA.
TTTGCCGTTTTCCCGGCCAGCTTCTGTGCCAGTCACACGCCCTGGCTGAGGTCTTGACTGCTGACGAGATCCTGGTGCCCTTGCTTGCTGCGTTCTTGCAGGGCGCACTTGTTCTACGCCACCTTCATTGAGATTGCGTGGTTTGTTTTCAGGCACTTCAGACTTCGCGGTGGTCTCACGCAATTGTTGTCGAAGCTCTCGCAATCCCGATAAACCATCTATCGCACCGGGCGTTGCTTTCTTGGGGGAGTTTTTAGGTGTTTGATTTGAAGACATAGCGCTGCGCATTATCCCAGATTTTCGTGCAGAGCAGGAAATGTTGCATTGCTTACCATGGCATACCTGCCAGACAACAGGCGAAATTCATATAAATCAAACCCATCTTTATTTATCCTATAATGAACCAGAGACCTGGCAAGCAGTCTAACGACAATGAAGCATGCGAGGTTCAAAACCTGGTTACACGGGGAGACAAAAAATGAAAACCTGGATCACATTGCTGTTCAGTATTTTGCTCACGGCCTGCGCCACCCAACCGAGCCAAAAAATCAGCCATCTGCAATTTCATGATGCAGGTTTTACGCCTCCTGCCAAAATCATCAGCGCTGAAGATGTCGTGGCGCTCAGCGATGAAATGCGTTCTTACATCAAGAATGATATCAACTCACAATTAAGACTCAAATCCCCGCAGAAGGCCCTGTTTGATGCACTCTCCAGCAAAGGCCAGATCAGGCTGGAATATGATGCAGAAATTACACGGAATGCAGCACAGGCATTCAAGGCACGTTCTGGCAATTGTCTGTCACTGGTCCTGATGACCGCAGCACTGGCAAAAGAACTGGGGATGGATGTGCAATATCAAAATGTCCTCGTCGATGAATCATGGAGCCGCAATAACGACATCTATTTTGCTGCCGGACATGTCAATATCGTATTGGGCCACAAATCTGCATTCAAGGGCTTTACCCAGGAGTATTCGCAATCCATGGTGATAGATTTCCTGCCTCCAAAAGATCTTCGTGGTCAACGTACGGAAATGATCAAGGAAGAAACTGTGATCGCCATGTATTTCAATAACCGTGCTGC
It encodes the following:
- a CDS encoding tetratricopeptide repeat protein — translated: MKTWITLLFSILLTACATQPSQKISHLQFHDAGFTPPAKIISAEDVVALSDEMRSYIKNDINSQLRLKSPQKALFDALSSKGQIRLEYDAEITRNAAQAFKARSGNCLSLVLMTAALAKELGMDVQYQNVLVDESWSRNNDIYFAAGHVNIVLGHKSAFKGFTQEYSQSMVIDFLPPKDLRGQRTEMIKEETVIAMYFNNRAAESLALQQVNDAYWFARSALMSDPDFTAAYNTLGVVYRQHGDLALAENVFRQILDKEAENIMALSNLVEVLRKSERRAEAQIYMSRLENLQPYPPFHFFNRGLAAMERGDYAEAKNLFKRELRRDPNYDEFHLWLALAHLKLGETRDAVDELTLAKANSTTRKAQNLYASKLEKIKATYSHN